The Flavobacterium sp. 1 genome contains the following window.
GTGATTTGGGTTTTACCTATAATTTTTGTTTTGTTGATAGGTTGGGTGAATGTTTTTAATTTTATGGATGGTATTAATGGAATTACTGTTTTGTATGCACTTGTTGCTATTCTAAGTTTTTCTTTTTTAGAAATTAATAAGGACAGTTTACCATTATTAATCACTATGGGATTGTCTTGTTTTGTATTTGGTTTTTTTAATGTTAGAAAAAAAGCCAAAACATTTGCTGGTGATGTTGGAAGTATTAGTATGGCTTTGTTTTTGGGTTATTTTATGCTGAAAACAATTTTAGACTCTGGTCAGATTGGATATGTTTTGTTCATGTCTGTATATGGCATTGATGCAGTGATTACTATTTTTACCCGTATCAAAAAGAAAGAAAATATTTTTCAGCCCCACAGATCACATTTGTATCAATATTTGGCTAATGAATTAGGTTATTCTCATATTGTTGTATCCTTATTGTATTCAGGAATCCAATTGATAATCAATATTTTGTTAATTTATTTGGAACAAATAGGAGAATTATCGCTTCCAATTATTGTTTCTTTTTTACTATTTCAAATCTTATTTTATGTCTGGATTAGAAATAGAGTTATTCAAAAAATCACTTTTGGAATAATTTAATGATTTCCATAACTATAAAAGGACATCCTTTTTTTAAAATTATTTTCCATTGCAGCCGACAATAAAGCGTTTTTTTGATATTTTATTTGCAGCGTTGGCTCTTATTTTCTTTTTTTGGTTACTGGTTCCGGCTTGGTTTATAGCAATTATTGATACTCGAACTAATGGGATATTTACTCAAGTTCGTATTGGTCAATATGGAAAACGATTTAAAATCTATAAACTAAGAACTATGCAAGTAGATCAAAATTTGGAAGGATTGCAAGTATCTAGACTTGGTCAATTACTTCGGAATTTTAAATTGGATGAGTTACCCCAGCTTATTAATGTATTGAGAGGTGAAATGAGTATTGTAGGACCCAGACCTGATGTTGAGGGCTATTATGATTTGCTGGAAGGAGAAAACCGAAAAATTCTTGAATTAAAACCGGGATTAACTTGCCTAGCCTCTTTAAAATATTATGATGAATATGCATTGTTAAATGAGCAATCTAATCCTTTGGGCTATAATGATAATGTCGTTTTTCCAGATAAAGTAAAAATGAATTTGGAATATTATGAGCATCAAAGTTTTTTTAGTGATTTAAAAATTATTGTTGCGACCAGTAAATTTATCTTTAAAAGGATAAATTTTAGGCACTAAAATACACTGTTTGTTGATTTTCAAAGTCCTAGTTGTTATCCTTTATGTTAATTGCTTGCGAAGAGTTATTTAGTTTGTTTTACTAAGAAAAATAAGTTGTATTTTTGTAGCTATTAATGGATATTTTAAAAATTAAAACCATATAATTATGTCAAAAAATTCCATGGATACTGGATTTTTTTCTAGGGATAATTTAAAATTAAGTATACGTAATTTAAGTTATTTGCCAAGGTGGATCATTGTGATGATTGATATTTCAGTTTTGACAATAACTTTTTTCTTTACTTTGCTTATTTTTAGAGGGACTGGCTTAAAATACATCAATACAGTTCACGATGTGTTTTTTACGGTTTGTTTTTTTGCATGTAATATTTTCTTTTTTTGGCTGTTCAGAACTTATTCAGGGATAATCAGGCATTCATCTTATAACGATGCAGTGAAGCTGTTGTTTTCGCAAATGTCAGTTTTGGTAGTGTTTTTGTTTTTCAATTTTACCTATGAATTATTATATAATGAAAGAGTTTTTTTAACAACTGCTCTTTTTATCAATGTTTTGCTATCATTTTGCGGCTTGTTTTTATATCGTGTAGTTGTTAAACAGACTTTTGAATTGTATTTGTCTGATAAAAATGCAACTAAATTAATAAGAACAGTTATTTATGGAACGGATGCTAATGCAATCTCTGTTGCCAATGCTTTGAAATTTGAAACACCCAGCCGTTTTAAAATAGTAGGTTTTGTTGACAGAAACAATCAAAATGCTTCGAAAAGGATGTTGGATCTGCCAATATTAATCCAAAGAAAAAAATTACCTTCTTTAATGCGTTCTGTGGGAGCTGAGGCGGTTATTATGGCCGATAAAAGTATAGGTAAAGATGAGCAATTGATTATTGTGGATCAATGTTTGGAATTTAATTACAAAGTTTATACTGTGCCTTTGATTTCTGATTGGGAAAATCAGAAAGAAATTTCTCAAAAAGTAAAAAACATTCAAATTGAAGACTTATTAGAGAGAAAAGCAATAGTTTTAGATAAAAAATCTATTTCAAGACAATTAAAGGATAAGACAGTTTTGATTACCGGAGCTGCTGGTTCTATTGGAAGCGAAATTGTTAGGCAAGTATTACTGTTTAATCCTCATAGAGTAATTGTTTTAGATCAAGCCGAAACCCCCTTGCATCATTTGAGCCTTGAATTGGAACAAAAATTTTCGAAATCAAGAATTGAATATATTATTGCTGATGTTAGGAATAAAGATGCTATGGATAAGGTATTTAAAAGATATAAGCCTCAAGTAGTATACCATGCAGCTGCTTATAAACATGTACCTTTGATGGAAGAAAATCCGTCACAAGCAATTTTGACTAACATACTTGGAACTAAAAATTTAGCTGATTTGTCCTGTGCGTATCATGTTAAAAAATTTGTAATGGTTTCTACTGATAAAGCAGTAAATCCGAGCAATGTTATGGGAGCCAGTAAAAGGATTGCAGAAAAATATGTGCAGTCTTTGCAAATAAAGCACCAAAAGAGAACAAGGAAAATGCTACCAAATTCATAACTACTCGTTTTGGAAATGTTTTAGGTTCAAATGGATCGGTAGTTCCATTGTTTACAAAACAAATTGCTAATGGAGGTCCAGTTACAATTACTCATCCCGATATTATTCGTTATTTTATGACTATCCCTGAAGCTTGTCAGTTAGTTCTGGAAGCTGGAGCAATGGGTAATGGAGGTGAAATTTATATTTTCGATATGGGCAAACCTGTCCGTATTTTAGATTTGGCCAAAAAAATGATCAAGTTAGCCGGATTTATCCCCGATAGAGAAATTAAAATAGAGATAGTAGGATTACGGCCAGGAGAAAAATTGTACGAGGAGTTATTGAATGATACAGCAAAGACAGTACCTACTTATCATGAAAAAATAATGATTGCCCAAGAAATCCAAGATGAATTTGAAAACCTGCATGTAGATATTAACGAACTGATAGGGATAGCAAATTTCTTTGACAATGATGATATAGTG
Protein-coding sequences here:
- a CDS encoding UDP-GlcNAc--UDP-phosphate GlcNAc-1-phosphate transferase yields the protein MIYIALFFLFIGIELIYFKVADYFNIIDKPNSRSSHTSITLRGGGIIFPLAILAACLLGYVSLAITLAVILVAIVSFIDDIKPLSQLPRFVAHAVAISLVFYDLALFTQVIWVLPIIFVLLIGWVNVFNFMDGINGITVLYALVAILSFSFLEINKDSLPLLITMGLSCFVFGFFNVRKKAKTFAGDVGSISMALFLGYFMLKTILDSGQIGYVLFMSVYGIDAVITIFTRIKKKENIFQPHRSHLYQYLANELGYSHIVVSLLYSGIQLIINILLIYLEQIGELSLPIIVSFLLFQILFYVWIRNRVIQKITFGII
- a CDS encoding sugar transferase, encoding MQPTIKRFFDILFAALALIFFFWLLVPAWFIAIIDTRTNGIFTQVRIGQYGKRFKIYKLRTMQVDQNLEGLQVSRLGQLLRNFKLDELPQLINVLRGEMSIVGPRPDVEGYYDLLEGENRKILELKPGLTCLASLKYYDEYALLNEQSNPLGYNDNVVFPDKVKMNLEYYEHQSFFSDLKIIVATSKFIFKRINFRH
- a CDS encoding SDR family NAD(P)-dependent oxidoreductase; translation: MSKNSMDTGFFSRDNLKLSIRNLSYLPRWIIVMIDISVLTITFFFTLLIFRGTGLKYINTVHDVFFTVCFFACNIFFFWLFRTYSGIIRHSSYNDAVKLLFSQMSVLVVFLFFNFTYELLYNERVFLTTALFINVLLSFCGLFLYRVVVKQTFELYLSDKNATKLIRTVIYGTDANAISVANALKFETPSRFKIVGFVDRNNQNASKRMLDLPILIQRKKLPSLMRSVGAEAVIMADKSIGKDEQLIIVDQCLEFNYKVYTVPLISDWENQKEISQKVKNIQIEDLLERKAIVLDKKSISRQLKDKTVLITGAAGSIGSEIVRQVLLFNPHRVIVLDQAETPLHHLSLELEQKFSKSRIEYIIADVRNKDAMDKVFKRYKPQVVYHAAAYKHVPLMEENPSQAILTNILGTKNLADLSCAYHVKKFVMVSTDKAVNPSNVMGASKRIAEKYVQSLQIKHQKRTRKMLPNS
- a CDS encoding polysaccharide biosynthesis protein, giving the protein MTTRFGNVLGSNGSVVPLFTKQIANGGPVTITHPDIIRYFMTIPEACQLVLEAGAMGNGGEIYIFDMGKPVRILDLAKKMIKLAGFIPDREIKIEIVGLRPGEKLYEELLNDTAKTVPTYHEKIMIAQEIQDEFENLHVDINELIGIANFFDNDDIVTKMKVIVPEFKSMNSTFEILDK